One genomic window of Mycosarcoma maydis chromosome 20, whole genome shotgun sequence includes the following:
- a CDS encoding mitochondrial 37S ribosomal protein mS35 (related to RSM24 - mitochondrial ribosomal protein of the small subunit), with protein sequence MSLVTNLGSSLRTATSSISIASGPSCSSTAARAFSISVRVNAKPRKQRNADDPMSLRRMPKFNYDDVPSLGHQILQRKRELLKVMRTVEFEIPKLAKFRQAYTPPKPEQCLQFRFQHYQGENHPASRKVVLTVNVDELVKVGAVKDTPSKHKLLLLAGSRFHPKSNAAAKQGEGVIKISCELFPNERQNMKWCSDTLDALVKEANVRTKEVDDLPLDLRPFLVRQDKKRHYLRADRPSLKDFPKEWL encoded by the coding sequence ATGTCGTTGGTCACAAATCTCGGATCGTCGTTACGGACAGCGACtagcagcatcagcattgCGTCTGGtccttcttgctcgtcgacagctgctAGAGCCTTTTCCATCTCCGTACGGGTCAACGCCAAGCCCAGGAAGCAGCGCAATGCAGATGACCCCATGTCACTGCGCAGGATGCCCAAGTTCAACTATGACGATGTGCCCTCGCTCGGTCACCAGATCTTGCAGCGCAAACGCGAGTTGCTCAAGGTGATGCGAACGGTCGAGTTTGAAATCCCGAAACTTGCCAAGTTCCGTCAAGCCTACACTCCGCCAAAGCCGGAACAGTGCTTGCAATTCCGATTCCAGCACTACCAGGGAGAAAACCACCCAGCTTCGCGAAAAGTGGTGCTTAccgtcaacgtcgatgaACTCGTCAAGGTGGGTGCGGTGAAAGACACACCGTCAAAGCACAAGCTGCTACTACTAGCGGGTAGCAGATTTCATCCGAAATCCAACGCCGCAGCGAAGCAGGGCGAGGGGGTGATCAAGATCTCATGCGAACTGTTCCCCAACGAAAGGCAGAACATGAAGTGGTGCTCGGATACGCTTGATGCGCTCGTGAAGGAGGCGAATGTGAGGACAAAGGAGGTGGATGATTTGCCTCTGGATCTGAGGCCTTTCTTGGTCAGACAGGATAAGAAGCGACACTACCTGAGGGCGGATCGACCTTCGTTGAAGGACTTCCCTAAGGAGTGGTTGTGA
- a CDS encoding uncharacterized protein (related to PRP46 - member of the spliceosome) has product MASASTSASLAAGPGPSHASAQEHSLPPLSDLLARSSKRARLLFHIDDDYDFDNFGDTSAFEPARAHLSCKINSEYVDAKVLPSAILAQQQAAAGPMRPGAAAATVASRSSKRRGDESHLSRLIDQIDGGAASSSTSVGPAAPFPSSQALTVRSNSNLASAAQASSSAGSSALALHRGGSSGLLSQALIQKKEMANRKAKPAFHPNWKLARVISGHLGWVRCVAVEPDNKWFATGAGDRMIKIWDLASGELKLSLTGHISPVRGLAISARHPYLFSAGEDRIIKCWDLETNRVIRQFRGHLSGIYSLALHPTLDVVVTGGRDATVRVWDMRTREAIFTMTGHRGTVASVVCQDSEPQIISGSMDATVKLWDLAAGKSITTLTHHKKSVRTLAIHPTQYTFASGSAGGHNVKTWRCPEGTLVNNMAHDTIVNTLSVNADGVLFSGGDDGSLKFFDYATGTPFQVAEDVPQPGSLDAEAGVFCSAFDQTGTRLITGGADKTIKIYKEV; this is encoded by the coding sequence ATGGCATCTGCCTCAACATCAGCAAGCCTAGCAGCTGGCCCGGGTCCGTCACATGCAAGCGCCCAAGAGCACAGCTTGCCTCCACTCTCAGACTTGCTTGCGCGATCCTCAAAGCGGGCAAGGCTTCTGTTCCACATTGATGACGATTACGACTTTGACAACTTCGGCGACACCTCGGCTTTTGAGCCTGCCAGAGCTCACTTGAGTTGCAAGATCAACTCAGAATATGTGGACGCCAAAGTGCTGCCATCGGCGATTCTGGCTCAAcaacaagctgctgctggtccGATGCGACCTGGAGCGGCGGCCGCAACAGTAGCAAGCCGGTCTAGCAAGCGAAGAGGAGACGAATCGCACCTATCGAGGCTCATAGATCAGATAGATGGAGGCGCCGCGTCATCTTCAACATCAGTAGGGCCGGCGGCGCCTTTTCCGTCCAGTCAAGCTCTCACTGTTCGAAGCAACAGTAATTTGGCTTCGGCTGCGCAAGCATCATCCTCAGCAGGCTCATCCGCACTTGCGCTTCACCGAGGAGGGTCGTCTGGCTTGCTATCGCAGGCCCTCATTCAGAAGAAGGAAATGGCAAATCGCAAAGCTAAACCAGCGTTTCATCCCAATTGGAAGCTCGCGCGCGTTATCTCGGGTCATTTGGGATGGGTGCGCTGCGTTGCTGTGGAACCGGACAACAAATGGTTCGCAACAGGTGCAGGTGATCGCATGATCAAAATCTGGGACCTGGCATCGGGCGAGCTGAAGCTCTCGCTGACGGGACACATCTCGCCTGTTCGTGGTCTCGCTATATCCGCGAGACATCCATACCTGTTTTCGGCGGGCGAAGACAGAATCATCAAATGCTGGGACTTGGAGACCAACCGTGTGATTCGACAATTCCGTGGGCATCTCTCTGGCATCTACTCGCTAGCGCTGCACCCGACGCTGGATGTTGTAGTAACCGGAGGAAGAGACGCAACGGTGCGTGTATGGGACATGCGCACACGCGAGGCTATCTTTACAATGACAGGTCACCGTGGCACGGTCGCCTCGGTTGTTTGTCAAGACTCGGAGCCGCAGATCATCTCGGGCTCGATGGATGCTACTGTCAAACTGTGGGATTTGGCGGCCGGCAAATCGATCACCACGCTCACCCACCACAAGAAGAGTGTCCGTACCCTCGCCATCCATCCGACACAGTATACGTTTGCATCCGGAAGTGCAGGGGGTCACAATGTCAAGACGTGGAGATGTCCCGAGGGCACGTTGGTCAACAACATGGCGCATGATACCATCGTTAATACGCTCAGCGTCAATGCTGATGGCGTACTGTTCAGTGGCGGTGACGATGGAAGTCTCAAGTTTTTCGATTATGCGACCGGCACACCGTTCCAAGTGGCCGAGGACGTGCCACAACCAGGCTCTTTGGATGCTGAGGCTGGTGTATTCTGCTCGGCGTTTGATCAGACCGGAACACGCCTTATTACCGGTGGTGCGgacaagacgatcaagattTACAAAGAGGTCTGA
- a CDS encoding high affinity ammonium transporter, which produces MVNASYTPSGDLITYYDDQGTPTELIYNLGNMSWIIVSTALVFIMIPGLGFFYAGLLRKKSALSMIWMSMVILSVASFEWFFWGFSLAFSTSSSNKFIGNLDNFGLINVDIGPSTGGTGLPQLLFCIYQMMFAAITPVIACGAFADRARLGPVLIFAFCWCTIVYNPIAYWTWNVGKGWANVMGGLDFAGGTPVHISSGTAALAISIFLGKRKGYGTEQLAYRPHNVAYVILGTVLLWFGWFGFNGGSALGANLRAVQAMMVTQVATSVGGLTWMFWDWRLERKWSAVGFCSGAISGLVAITPASGYVGTPAAVAFGVLGGTACNFATGLKNLFGYDDALDIFAAHGIGGIVGNLLTGIFADNRVASFDGTAPIPGGWINKNWIQLGYQLADSAAGFGWSFVVTLILLFAIDRIPGCHFRSSEEDESLGIDLTQIGEEVMVMPLLHDFVRPEDGAEIHHATASTDLKFSPAHSEKDLEAARPQPTAV; this is translated from the exons ATGGTTAACGCCAGCTACACGCCCAGCGGCGATCTGATCACCTACTACGATGACCAAGGCACGCCCACCGAACTCATCTATAACCTCGGCAACATGTCGTGGATCATTGTTTCGACCGCCTTGGTCTTTATCATGATTCCCGGTCTTGGTTTCTTCTACGCCGGTCTGCTCAGAAAGAAGTCGGCGCTCTCGATGATCTGGATGTCCATGGTGATTTTGTCGGTCGCATCCTTCGAGTGGTTCTTCTGGGGCTTTTCTCTCGCTTTCTCCACCAGCTCTAGCAACAAGTTCATTGGT AACCTTGACAACTTTGGTCTGATCAACGTCGACATTGGGCCTTCTACAGGAGGGACCGGGCTTCCACAGCTGCTCTTCTGCATCTACCAGATGATGTTCGCCGCCATCACCCCTGTGATTGCCTGCGGTGCGTTTGCCGACCGTGCTCGATTGGGTCCCGTTCTCATTTTCGCCTTCTGCTGGTGCACTATTGTCTACAATCCCATCGCCTATTGGACATGGAACGTCGGCAAGGGTTGGGCCAACGTCATGGGTGGTCTCGACTTCGCCGGTGGTACACCTGTTCACATCTCTTCGGGTAccgctgcgctcgccatctcgatcttCCTCGGCAAGCGTAAGGGGTACGGCACGGAGCAGTTGGCCTACCGACCCCACAACGTTGCCTACGTCATCTTGGGAAccgtgctgctgtggtTTGGCTGGTTCGGCTTCAACGGTGGTTCGGCTCTTGGTGCCAACCTTCGTGCTGTTCAGGCCATGATGGTCACTCAGGTGGCTACCTCGGTCGGTGGTCTCACCTGGATGTTCTGGGACTGGAGGCTGGAGCGCAAGTGGTCGGCTGTCGGTTTCTGCTCTGGTGCCATCTCGGGTCTGGTCGCTATCACGCCAGCTTCTGGTTACGTCGGAACGCCCGCAGCTGTTGCCTTTGGCGTGCTCGGTGGTACGGCTTGCAACTTTGCCACTGGTCTCAAGAACCTTTTCGGTTACGATGATGCTCTCGACATCTTTGCTGCTCACGGTATTGGTGGTATTGTGGGCAACTTGCTTACTGGTATCTTTGCCGACAACCGCGTTGCGTCGTTTGACGGTACCGCTCCGATCCCTGGTGGTTGGATCAACAAGAACTGGATTCAGCTTGGTTATCAGCTTGCCGACTCGGCTGCCGGTTTCGGTTGGTCGTTTGTGGTTACGCTCATCCTGCTGTTCGCCATCGACCGCATCCCTGGCTGCCACTTCCGATCTagcgaggaggacgagTCTCTGGGTATCGATCTCACTCAGATCGGAGAAGAGGTCATGGTGATGCCTCTGCTTCACGACTTTGTTCGCCCAGAGGACGGCGCAGAGATTCATCACGCTACTGCATCCACCGATCTCAAGTTCTCGCCTGCTCACAGCGAGAAGGACCTCGAGGCTGCTCGTCCACAGCCTACTGCTGTCTAA
- a CDS encoding transcription elongation factor DST1 (related to transcription elongation factor TFIIS), giving the protein MSSKDMSLDELKDLQKQLSKLATSSDSEAILSIFSKLKSGLSAPTEDVIRQSKIGVAVGKMRSHSDKKVADQAKSLVKDWKAIVDKQRAQSSANSSKAPSSTASPAPTTSKPDGTINGNGTASASPASTPSAAAKSTSSTKIDFEILNDKVRNACLKLLYQSLEIGKESHVWNDSQIFDAAVAVEAAILSNQGKGSVTADYRNKVRSLSLNIKDKNNPDLRVRVVEGDIAADKLVTMTNEELASDKRKREIEELQMQNLFKAKGAAAQEAETDAFQCGRCKQRKTRYYQMQTRSADEPMTTFVTCTNCNHKWKFC; this is encoded by the coding sequence ATGTCCTCGAAAGATAtgtcgctcgacgagctcaaggatcTGCAAAAGCAGTTATCCAAGCTCGCCACCTCGTCAGATTCGGAGGCCATCCTCTCCATTTTTTCCAAGCTCAAGTCTGGGCTATCGGCACCAACAGAGGATGTTATTCGTCAAAGCAAGATCGGTGTGGCGGTCGGAAAAATGCGTTCGCACTCGGACAAAAAGGTGGCGGACCAGGCAAAGTCTTTGGTTAAGGATTGGAAGGCCATCGTAGACAAGCAAAGGGCACAGTCGTCTGCGAATAGCAGCAAAGCTCCCTCTTCCACCGCTTCGCCTGCACCGACAACATCGAAACCAGATGGCACAAtcaacggcaacggcacagcatcggcatctCCAGCTTCGAcaccatcagcagcagccaaatcCACGTCCTCCACCAAGATCGACTTTGAGATCCTGAACGACAAGGTGCGCAATGCGTGTCTCAAACTCCTCTACCAGTCGCTGGAAATCGGTAAGGAATCACACGTCTGGAACGACTCTCAGATCTTTGACgcggctgtggctgtggaAGCTGCGATCCTCTCGAATCAGGGCAAAGGCTCGGTCACCGCCGATTACCGCAACAAAGTGCGTAGCCTTTCGCTCAACATTAAGGACAAGAACAACCCAGACCTTCGCGTTCGCGTCGTAGAAGGAGATATTGCAGCAGACAAGCTGGTAACCATGACCAACGAAGAGTTGGCGAGCGACAAGAGAAAACGAGAAATCGAAGAGTTGCAGATGCAAAATCTCTTCAAGGCTAAAGGTGCTGCCGCGCAGGAGGCCGAGACCGACGCATTCCAGTGCGGCAGGTGCAAGCAGAGGAAGACAAGGTACTACCAGATGCAGACGCGATCCGCCGACGAACCGATGACTACATTTGTGACGTGTACCAACTGCAACCACAAGTGGAAGTTCTGTTGA